A genome region from Natranaeroarchaeum sulfidigenes includes the following:
- a CDS encoding VWA domain-containing protein yields MVDLGPGKKVSTPFPAIVGQESLKRVLLALAVEDGLAGALVRGEKGTAKSTAVRAMADLLPDQRVVADCPYGCPPDSVVDDVPATQCVDCRDRTDPPVETRPTPIVTLPLGATRDRVVGTLSVADALDGDAEFEPGLLARANRGVLYVDEVNLLDDHLVDVLLDAAAMGTNRVERDGVSVTHPADFTLVGTMNPEEGELRPQLRDRFDLCVEVTGSDDPDERVEILERVLDDGDGRELHAQFADKTDSLRERVHDARDRRPDLPAEFKRAIVELCRDAGVEGHRADFATARAARAFAALDGRPKVLESDIAEAAEYALAHRMRSRPFEDAPDPEEVIDDRFDEADDGEGERADGEDDSAEDGEESTEGGGEDDRRNDDSGGDGEDGESENSAAAGESEGNSGTADENDGVGDEEHTEGSDDDGSTEPDRRPGSVPDDPQEGTGDEPGGDSTEDDADDDSATPLVPGGARAGVGEATAPDLETPTASGSAAGNETGRGDATPSVDGRGATVRTEPADDRGTVDTAASVRTAARNGRSTPTDWDLQQAVRTGDARTLTVFLTDASASMAPAMRAAKGVALELLKDAYTERDEVALIAFGGEDAEVLLPPTTSVTLAARHLKDLPTADRTPLPAGLDAATELIEREDPDSALVVLVSDGRANVADGSPTAATRAAARRLGGTDASMLAVDAGESRAGLLDVVCEATDAERVPLSALSPETVVDGH; encoded by the coding sequence ATGGTTGATCTGGGGCCGGGCAAAAAGGTTTCTACGCCGTTCCCGGCGATCGTCGGACAGGAGTCGCTCAAGCGAGTCTTGCTTGCCCTCGCCGTGGAGGACGGACTCGCCGGGGCGCTCGTCCGTGGCGAGAAAGGGACCGCCAAATCGACGGCGGTCAGGGCGATGGCCGACCTGCTGCCCGACCAGCGCGTCGTTGCGGACTGTCCCTACGGCTGTCCTCCGGATTCGGTGGTTGACGACGTGCCCGCGACACAGTGTGTGGACTGTCGTGATCGGACGGACCCACCCGTCGAGACGCGACCGACCCCGATCGTTACCCTCCCGCTGGGCGCGACCCGCGACCGCGTGGTCGGGACGCTCTCCGTTGCTGATGCCCTCGACGGGGACGCCGAGTTCGAGCCGGGGTTGCTCGCCCGCGCGAACCGGGGAGTGCTCTACGTCGACGAGGTGAATCTGCTCGATGACCATCTCGTCGACGTGTTGCTCGATGCGGCCGCGATGGGGACCAATCGGGTCGAACGCGACGGCGTCAGCGTCACCCACCCTGCCGATTTCACGTTGGTCGGGACGATGAATCCAGAGGAAGGCGAGCTGCGACCCCAGCTCCGGGATCGCTTCGACCTCTGTGTCGAGGTGACCGGCAGCGACGACCCCGACGAGCGCGTCGAGATTCTCGAACGGGTCCTCGACGACGGCGACGGCAGGGAGCTACACGCTCAGTTCGCCGACAAAACCGACTCTCTCCGCGAGCGCGTTCACGACGCTCGCGACCGTCGCCCCGACCTTCCGGCGGAGTTCAAACGCGCGATCGTCGAGCTCTGTCGCGACGCAGGCGTCGAAGGACATAGGGCTGACTTCGCGACCGCCCGCGCCGCACGGGCGTTCGCCGCGCTCGATGGTCGTCCGAAGGTGCTCGAATCCGACATCGCCGAAGCCGCCGAGTACGCGCTCGCCCACCGGATGCGGAGCCGACCGTTCGAGGACGCTCCGGATCCCGAGGAGGTGATCGACGACCGGTTCGACGAGGCAGACGACGGCGAGGGCGAGCGGGCGGACGGCGAGGACGACTCTGCCGAGGACGGCGAGGAAAGCACCGAAGGGGGTGGCGAAGACGATCGACGGAACGACGACTCCGGTGGGGATGGTGAAGATGGCGAGAGCGAGAACTCCGCTGCGGCTGGCGAGAGCGAGGGAAACTCCGGCACGGCCGACGAGAACGACGGTGTGGGCGATGAGGAACACACTGAGGGGAGCGACGACGACGGATCGACAGAACCGGATCGTCGACCCGGATCGGTACCGGACGATCCACAGGAGGGCACTGGCGACGAACCCGGTGGCGATTCCACCGAGGACGATGCCGACGACGACTCCGCGACCCCGCTCGTCCCCGGCGGTGCTCGTGCGGGCGTCGGCGAGGCGACGGCACCCGACCTGGAGACGCCGACGGCGTCGGGAAGCGCTGCAGGAAACGAAACCGGTCGCGGCGACGCGACACCCTCTGTCGACGGCCGCGGCGCGACGGTGCGGACCGAACCGGCCGACGACCGCGGCACGGTCGACACCGCCGCCAGCGTTCGGACGGCCGCACGGAACGGCCGTTCGACGCCGACCGATTGGGATCTCCAGCAGGCCGTCCGGACGGGCGATGCTCGCACCCTCACGGTGTTTCTCACCGACGCCAGCGCCTCGATGGCACCGGCGATGCGTGCCGCGAAGGGCGTGGCGCTGGAGCTGTTGAAAGACGCCTACACCGAGCGCGACGAGGTGGCGCTGATCGCCTTCGGCGGCGAGGACGCCGAGGTGCTTTTGCCCCCGACGACCAGCGTCACCCTCGCCGCCCGTCATCTCAAGGATCTGCCGACGGCGGATCGGACACCGCTGCCCGCCGGGCTCGACGCCGCGACCGAGCTCATCGAGCGCGAGGACCCCGACAGCGCTCTCGTCGTGCTCGTCTCGGACGGGCGCGCGAACGTAGCCGACGGGAGTCCGACGGCAGCGACTCGTGCCGCAGCACGTCGATTGGGCGGGACCGACGCCTCGATGCTGGCCGTGGATGCCGGAGAATCACGGGCTGGGCTTCTCGATGTGGTCTGTGAGGCGACCGACGCGGAGCGGGTTCCCCTGTCCGCGCTGTCGCCCGAGACTGTCGTCGATGGCCACTGA
- a CDS encoding outer membrane protein assembly factor BamB family protein yields the protein MSEDAEGRLTSRPLDPETTVELPELTPRSTRQQWTRSALASFDDADIEDPPAFLVGTGHGVVRAVDDGGTELWSVDLGGMAVALEPTLVDDEPVVLVGTRGETAVLALLDAIEGRVRWSHDLEADLGSATKETLFYYPMTVDLASDATANGTAGDRLYAAARRYERDGDDRDFESRVYAFDPDGTVAWTYDADASPIALDRRDDRVAVAYNRCHGDHQCGLVVLDAADGDLDHTWDPGTDGGRRVGDVALDDEGVVLASHGDYRGYALDRTGGERWQVDLGRPLEDDDTVYTYPNHVTVDDDHALFVTGNTFPEDGRDTDERHPDEHSMAVVDRETGDRRRTLAVDGWLGGQDWMGDEIALAVGQHFRDRDPETHGLRFVGPDSGENRRFGTDGIAVAVAVNDDLVAVLEEPIAYHDEDDHRGAHRLRVISKP from the coding sequence ATGAGTGAGGACGCCGAAGGACGACTCACGTCCCGGCCGCTCGATCCCGAAACGACGGTCGAGCTCCCCGAGCTGACGCCCCGAAGTACGCGCCAGCAGTGGACCCGCTCGGCGCTCGCGTCGTTCGACGATGCGGATATCGAAGACCCCCCGGCGTTCCTCGTCGGCACCGGCCACGGCGTCGTTCGCGCGGTAGACGACGGGGGCACCGAACTGTGGTCGGTCGACCTCGGCGGGATGGCGGTCGCGCTCGAACCGACGCTCGTGGACGACGAGCCGGTCGTCCTCGTCGGGACGCGCGGCGAGACGGCCGTGCTCGCCCTGCTCGACGCGATCGAGGGGAGGGTTCGCTGGAGCCACGACCTCGAAGCCGACCTCGGGAGCGCGACGAAGGAGACGCTGTTTTACTATCCGATGACGGTCGATCTGGCGAGCGACGCAACGGCAAACGGGACCGCGGGAGATCGGCTGTACGCCGCGGCACGTCGGTACGAACGGGACGGCGACGACCGGGACTTCGAGAGCCGCGTGTACGCGTTCGATCCGGACGGCACCGTCGCGTGGACCTACGACGCCGACGCCTCGCCGATCGCGCTCGATCGGCGGGACGATCGGGTCGCGGTCGCGTACAACCGCTGTCACGGTGACCACCAGTGTGGGCTCGTCGTCCTCGACGCCGCGGACGGCGACCTCGATCACACCTGGGATCCCGGCACCGACGGCGGGCGCAGGGTTGGCGACGTCGCACTGGACGACGAGGGCGTCGTTCTCGCGAGCCACGGCGATTATCGGGGCTACGCGCTGGATCGAACCGGCGGGGAACGCTGGCAGGTCGACCTGGGTCGGCCGTTAGAGGACGATGATACCGTGTACACGTATCCGAACCACGTCACGGTCGACGACGATCACGCGCTGTTCGTGACCGGCAACACGTTCCCCGAGGACGGACGGGACACGGACGAACGACACCCGGACGAGCACTCCATGGCCGTCGTCGACCGCGAGACCGGTGATCGCCGCCGAACCCTGGCGGTCGATGGCTGGCTCGGCGGTCAAGATTGGATGGGTGATGAGATAGCTCTCGCCGTCGGGCAACACTTCCGGGACCGAGATCCGGAGACGCACGGATTGCGGTTCGTCGGGCCGGACTCAGGCGAGAACCGACGGTTCGGAACGGACGGTATCGCTGTCGCGGTCGCCGTCAACGACGATCTGGTCGCCGTGCTCGAAGAACCGATCGCATATCACGACGAGGACGATCATCGCGGTGCGCATCGGCTGCGCGTCATCTCGAAGCCGTAG
- a CDS encoding cobaltochelatase subunit CobN: MTKIGLYTATENELGAVQAAAERLDGIDLVVRSESDLDDEEAIASFVDELRDVTATVFWLHGAEDSMPGYELAVEELHDAGVPLVVKATGDAFAIEDTSVPASDRDAVYEYLERGGTINIANATRYLVREYGSGASADDAWTGEVGEPVELPTEGVYHPDHPGTGYEELVATFEESAPTVGIWFYESHWTHENTRYVDAQVRRLEALGANALPVFCNPVTDEEGQEDAEWTVENYFTDDVGEPVVDAVLSSFMFSLSMSERGRDADDEGSAAEDVFLDELGVPVIQTVTTMRSRSRYEASETGVMGFELALSVALPEFDGNVITHPISGKERMDGTAGVGSAPKQHFPIEDRVDHAARLAVNWAKLRHTPNDEKQVAVVLHNYPPSDDGIGTAFGLDSPESTVNLLDELGARGYDLGDGASSAHGSGPVDDGMELIDALTAQLTLDDRWVAPDDVRERSVDVVSPTQYDEWFDDAAEGFREGVLDEWGEPPERPFAIPGIEFGNVLVTVQPPRGFGMDPEKVYHDSDLWPPHDYVAFYAWLRHEFAADAVVHLGTHGSLEWLPGKTVGLHAGSAPDGLVDDLPNVYPYIVNNPGEGTQAKRRSYAAVVDYLTPVMGRAGSYDELAELEDLARQYREAGGTEVRNDEGARLEQLLREKVEELDLAVELGIAGEIDERVEVRGPDEAGTTLAEGAVDGDELVGDADGPDEIDTDDLVERIHSYLTDVKNTQIRLGLHTMGEPPAEDRLVEYLVALTRLENPGGPSLRESVAGVLGVDYDRMLDAPGEYDERLGMTYGEAADEVYERSKELVRTLAAHDFDVPEAESDAKPGDETTMNLMVVDIDPLGDARVEGGAHDDLREALAFICEEAAPRVAGAEREIPRTADALAGKYVPPGGSGAPTRGGVDLLPTGRNFYTLDPRKIPAKPAWEVGREIAADTLSRHHDENGEYPEEVGVVAWGTPTVRTRGETVAQVLAMMGVEPIWTDAGRIDDVEPIPLDDLGRPRVDVTTRVSGLFRDAFPQAASVIHDAVDAVVDLDEPHERNYVKKHVEAEAEELAEEGHDDPESAAKHRVFTTRPGGYGAGTNKAVDEGNWEDRSDLADVYVQWGGYALGSRGKTTEAHDAFERRLGTVEATVKIEDTMEQDEFDSSDWYAFHGGFITAVTEVSDSEPASYVGDSSDPDNVTVYTNEEKVRKSMRSRVLNPNWLDSMEEHGYKGAGDLSKTVDVTLGWDATTGVVSDHLWNEVAEKYALDEDRAEWMREVNPWALESITDTLLEAVDRGLWDADEETVAELRDLNLDVDGDLEARAARDPAEVIGDDD; encoded by the coding sequence GTGACGAAGATCGGCCTCTACACGGCGACGGAGAACGAACTCGGGGCAGTACAGGCCGCTGCGGAGCGACTCGACGGGATCGACCTGGTCGTCAGATCCGAAAGCGATCTGGACGACGAGGAAGCGATCGCGTCGTTCGTCGACGAGCTTCGCGACGTGACAGCGACCGTCTTCTGGCTCCACGGTGCCGAGGACAGCATGCCCGGCTACGAGTTGGCGGTCGAGGAACTGCACGACGCGGGCGTCCCACTCGTCGTGAAGGCGACGGGCGATGCCTTCGCGATCGAAGACACCAGCGTACCGGCGTCCGACCGCGACGCCGTCTACGAGTATCTCGAACGGGGAGGGACAATCAATATCGCGAACGCCACCCGGTATCTCGTACGGGAGTACGGTTCCGGAGCGAGCGCGGACGACGCCTGGACCGGCGAGGTCGGCGAGCCGGTCGAGTTACCGACCGAGGGCGTCTATCATCCCGATCACCCGGGCACGGGCTACGAGGAACTCGTCGCGACGTTCGAGGAGAGCGCGCCCACCGTTGGCATCTGGTTTTACGAATCGCACTGGACGCACGAGAACACCCGCTACGTCGACGCGCAGGTGCGGCGACTGGAGGCCCTCGGCGCGAACGCGCTGCCGGTGTTCTGTAACCCGGTTACCGACGAGGAGGGCCAGGAAGACGCCGAGTGGACGGTCGAGAACTACTTCACCGACGACGTGGGCGAGCCGGTCGTCGACGCCGTCCTCTCCTCGTTTATGTTCTCGCTGTCGATGAGCGAGCGCGGTCGGGACGCCGATGACGAGGGCTCCGCCGCGGAGGACGTGTTCCTCGACGAACTCGGCGTCCCGGTCATCCAGACGGTGACGACGATGCGCTCCCGGTCGCGGTACGAGGCCAGCGAGACCGGCGTGATGGGCTTTGAGCTTGCCCTGTCGGTCGCCCTCCCGGAGTTCGACGGCAACGTCATCACTCATCCGATCTCGGGGAAAGAACGGATGGACGGCACGGCAGGCGTCGGCTCAGCGCCGAAACAGCATTTCCCGATCGAGGACCGGGTCGACCACGCGGCGCGACTGGCGGTCAACTGGGCAAAGCTTCGACACACGCCCAACGACGAGAAACAGGTCGCCGTCGTCCTCCACAACTACCCGCCGAGCGACGACGGGATCGGCACCGCCTTCGGCCTCGACTCGCCCGAGTCCACGGTGAACCTGCTAGACGAGTTGGGCGCGCGCGGCTACGATCTCGGCGACGGTGCCTCGTCCGCGCATGGGAGCGGACCGGTCGACGACGGGATGGAGCTCATCGACGCGCTCACCGCACAGCTCACCCTCGACGACCGGTGGGTCGCTCCCGATGACGTCCGGGAGCGGAGCGTCGACGTGGTCTCACCGACACAGTACGACGAGTGGTTCGACGACGCCGCCGAGGGGTTCCGCGAGGGCGTCCTCGACGAGTGGGGCGAGCCGCCGGAGCGACCCTTCGCGATCCCCGGCATCGAGTTCGGGAACGTGCTCGTCACCGTCCAGCCGCCGCGGGGCTTCGGCATGGATCCCGAAAAGGTGTATCACGACTCCGATCTCTGGCCGCCACACGACTACGTCGCCTTCTACGCGTGGCTCCGGCACGAGTTCGCGGCCGACGCCGTCGTCCACCTGGGCACGCACGGCTCGCTGGAGTGGCTGCCGGGCAAGACGGTCGGGCTGCACGCCGGCTCCGCGCCCGACGGTCTGGTCGATGACCTCCCGAACGTCTATCCGTACATCGTCAACAACCCGGGCGAGGGGACCCAGGCGAAGCGCCGTTCGTACGCTGCCGTCGTTGACTACCTGACGCCAGTGATGGGCCGTGCGGGGAGCTACGACGAACTCGCCGAACTGGAGGATCTGGCCCGCCAGTACCGCGAGGCCGGCGGCACGGAGGTCCGCAACGACGAGGGTGCGCGACTGGAGCAGCTCCTTCGCGAGAAAGTCGAGGAGCTCGATCTCGCCGTCGAGCTCGGTATCGCCGGTGAGATCGACGAGCGGGTCGAGGTTCGCGGCCCCGACGAGGCGGGCACGACGCTCGCGGAGGGGGCAGTCGACGGCGACGAACTCGTCGGCGACGCCGACGGACCGGACGAGATCGACACCGACGACCTCGTCGAGCGGATCCACTCCTATCTGACCGACGTGAAGAACACCCAGATCCGGCTCGGGCTACACACGATGGGCGAGCCGCCGGCCGAGGACCGACTGGTTGAGTATCTCGTCGCGCTCACCCGCCTGGAGAACCCCGGCGGGCCGAGCCTTCGCGAGTCGGTCGCCGGCGTCCTCGGCGTCGACTACGATCGGATGCTCGATGCGCCCGGCGAGTACGACGAGCGGCTGGGCATGACCTACGGCGAGGCCGCCGACGAGGTCTACGAGCGGAGCAAGGAGCTGGTCCGCACGCTCGCCGCACACGACTTCGACGTGCCCGAGGCGGAATCGGACGCGAAACCGGGCGATGAGACGACGATGAACCTCATGGTCGTCGATATCGACCCGCTCGGGGACGCCCGGGTCGAGGGCGGCGCCCACGACGACCTCAGAGAGGCGCTGGCGTTCATCTGCGAGGAGGCCGCGCCTCGGGTGGCGGGTGCCGAAAGGGAGATCCCGCGGACGGCCGACGCCCTCGCCGGCAAGTACGTGCCGCCGGGAGGCTCGGGCGCACCGACCCGCGGCGGCGTCGATCTGCTTCCCACGGGCCGGAACTTCTACACCCTCGATCCGCGGAAGATCCCCGCTAAGCCCGCCTGGGAGGTCGGCCGCGAGATCGCCGCGGACACGCTCTCCCGACACCACGACGAGAACGGCGAGTATCCCGAGGAGGTCGGCGTCGTCGCGTGGGGGACGCCGACCGTCCGGACCCGCGGCGAGACCGTCGCGCAGGTGCTCGCGATGATGGGCGTCGAGCCGATCTGGACCGACGCGGGACGGATCGACGACGTGGAGCCGATCCCGCTCGACGACCTCGGTCGCCCGCGGGTCGACGTGACGACCCGCGTCTCGGGACTGTTCCGTGACGCGTTCCCGCAGGCGGCAAGCGTCATCCACGACGCGGTCGACGCCGTCGTCGACCTTGACGAACCCCACGAGAGGAATTACGTCAAAAAACACGTCGAGGCGGAGGCCGAGGAACTGGCCGAGGAGGGCCACGACGATCCCGAATCGGCCGCGAAACACCGGGTGTTCACGACCCGGCCCGGCGGGTACGGTGCCGGGACGAACAAGGCCGTCGACGAGGGGAACTGGGAGGATCGCTCCGATCTCGCCGACGTCTACGTCCAGTGGGGCGGCTACGCGCTCGGCTCGCGGGGGAAAACCACGGAGGCCCACGACGCCTTCGAGCGCCGCCTCGGAACGGTCGAGGCAACGGTCAAGATCGAGGACACGATGGAACAAGACGAGTTCGACTCCTCGGACTGGTATGCCTTCCACGGCGGCTTCATCACTGCCGTCACCGAGGTCTCGGACTCGGAGCCGGCATCTTACGTCGGCGACTCCTCGGACCCGGACAACGTGACCGTCTACACCAACGAGGAGAAAGTTCGCAAGTCGATGCGCTCGCGCGTGCTCAACCCGAACTGGCTCGACTCGATGGAAGAACACGGCTACAAGGGCGCTGGCGACCTCTCGAAGACGGTCGACGTCACGCTCGGCTGGGACGCGACGACCGGCGTCGTCTCGGACCACCTCTGGAACGAGGTCGCCGAAAAGTACGCTCTCGACGAGGATCGGGCCGAGTGGATGCGTGAGGTGAATCC